From a region of the Agromyces ramosus genome:
- a CDS encoding YceI family protein translates to MTTTASTIEIPGYRAGTWKIDTAHSEIGFSIRHIMISKVKGKFERFDATFVTAENPLDSSVTASAEVASITTNEPNRDAHLRTGDFFEAETYPTIDFVSTGIRVEDGDFKVDGDLTIRGITKRVTFDFDFGGFGGDPYGNYKGGATAKTVINREDFGLTYNAALETGGVLLGEKVTITLELQASLEQ, encoded by the coding sequence ATGACGACCACCGCCTCGACGATCGAGATCCCCGGCTACCGCGCCGGCACCTGGAAGATCGACACCGCCCACAGCGAGATCGGCTTCAGCATCCGGCACATCATGATCAGCAAGGTCAAGGGCAAGTTCGAGCGCTTCGACGCCACGTTCGTCACGGCTGAGAACCCGCTCGACTCGAGCGTCACGGCATCGGCCGAGGTCGCGTCGATCACCACGAACGAGCCGAACCGCGACGCGCACCTGCGTACCGGCGACTTCTTCGAGGCCGAGACGTACCCCACGATCGACTTCGTCTCGACCGGCATCCGCGTCGAGGACGGCGACTTCAAGGTCGACGGCGACCTCACGATCCGGGGCATCACGAAGCGCGTCACCTTCGACTTCGACTTCGGCGGCTTCGGCGGCGACCCCTACGGCAACTACAAGGGCGGCGCCACGGCGAAGACCGTCATCAACCGCGAGGACTTCGGCCTCACCTACAATGCGGCGCTCGAGACCGGCGGCGTGCTGCTCGGCGAGAAGGTCACCATCACCCTCGAGCTGCAGGCCTCGCTCGAGCAGTAG
- a CDS encoding glycoside hydrolase family 3 N-terminal domain-containing protein — MRVKRAAALPFLVSAVLVALSGCAAGSGGTAAPESRTATAHATPTPTPTPEPVDPIAAWVDERMAAMTLEQKAAALLMLHAPGTDPAPLRALVDAGVSGLILMGDNIPGDPAAVAALAGAATADPACPPLIGIDQEGGEVQRLPWDDAASAETLRAAPSSATHDAFASRAAAVAGSGATVNFGIVADVTADPGSFIFGRVLGTDPAGAAERVAAAVAGERGIVASTLKHFPGHGAAPGDSHSSIPSAPLSLDEWRAGPAVPFAAGIDAGAELVMTGHLAYPAVDPAPASLSPVWHQLLRDELGFDGVVVTDDMLMLQHNELPEFADPGENAVRAIAAGADLLLYVLPADPSEFGISVPGLVGSITTAVQSGRIPMARVDEAVARILTLRRSLAV; from the coding sequence ATGCGAGTGAAGCGAGCGGCTGCACTGCCGTTCCTGGTTTCGGCAGTGCTCGTTGCGCTCTCCGGATGTGCGGCCGGTTCCGGCGGGACCGCCGCACCGGAGAGCCGCACCGCGACGGCGCATGCGACGCCGACGCCCACTCCCACGCCGGAGCCGGTCGACCCGATCGCTGCCTGGGTCGACGAGCGGATGGCGGCGATGACCCTCGAGCAGAAGGCCGCCGCGCTGCTCATGCTGCACGCACCGGGCACCGACCCGGCGCCGTTGCGAGCACTCGTCGATGCGGGCGTCTCCGGTCTCATCCTGATGGGCGACAACATCCCCGGCGATCCGGCGGCCGTCGCCGCCCTGGCGGGAGCAGCGACCGCCGATCCCGCCTGCCCGCCGCTCATCGGCATCGACCAGGAGGGCGGCGAGGTGCAGCGTCTCCCGTGGGATGACGCGGCGAGTGCCGAGACGTTGCGCGCGGCACCGTCGAGCGCGACGCACGACGCCTTCGCCAGCCGCGCGGCCGCGGTTGCCGGCAGTGGCGCGACCGTCAACTTCGGCATCGTCGCCGACGTGACGGCGGATCCGGGGTCCTTCATCTTCGGTCGTGTGCTCGGCACCGATCCGGCCGGGGCCGCGGAGCGCGTCGCTGCCGCGGTCGCGGGGGAGCGTGGCATCGTGGCGAGCACCCTCAAGCATTTCCCCGGGCACGGTGCCGCCCCTGGCGACTCGCACTCGAGCATCCCGAGCGCGCCGCTCTCGCTCGACGAGTGGCGCGCGGGTCCCGCAGTTCCGTTCGCCGCCGGCATCGACGCGGGGGCCGAGCTCGTGATGACGGGTCACCTCGCCTACCCCGCGGTCGATCCGGCCCCGGCGTCCCTCTCGCCGGTCTGGCATCAGCTGCTGCGCGACGAACTGGGATTCGACGGCGTCGTCGTGACCGACGACATGCTGATGCTCCAGCACAACGAGCTCCCCGAGTTCGCCGATCCCGGCGAGAACGCGGTGCGTGCGATCGCCGCCGGGGCCGACCTCCTCCTCTACGTGCTGCCCGCCGACCCGAGCGAGTTCGGCATCTCCGTGCCGGGGCTCGTCGGGTCGATCACGACTGCGGTGCAGAGCGGACGAATCCCCATGGCCAGGGTCGACGAGGCCGTCGCCCGCATCCTCACGCTCCGCCGGTCGCTCGCGGTCTGA
- a CDS encoding dihydrolipoamide acetyltransferase family protein, with product MSRSFILPDLGEGLTEAEIVAWLVAPGDEVAIDQPVVELESAKSVVQLPSPFAGVVETLGGEVGQVLHAGTVLLTLGDAGGTTPEPVGESDATAHAGSGAVSAASSDAAPAASSPEESGAVLIGYGTRQSTVTKRASSAPTRFGRRGPATTPASGGGSRGGGSGGAGGARLESGRRSPVVSPIVRRIAREHGFDASQLLGSGPDHLVTRHDVEAYISEHGEQPAAASVDLRAPSTPETARPAPAIAHPEGDRRVPLDRMARAAAAHFSRSRREIPEATVWMDVDATQLLAARAQLFEATGERFGLTALLARFVVAGLARHPALNASFDAEREELVYHSAVNLGFAAQTPRGLLVPVVHGADRMSLRALRDAIAARTEAAATGAFPPAALTGGTFTVNNYGTLGVDGSAAIINHPEAAMLGIGRLIERPWVVDGQLAVRTVTELTISFDHRVCDGAEAAAFLTFVARCIERPISVLAEL from the coding sequence ATGAGCCGGTCGTTCATCCTGCCCGACCTCGGCGAGGGCCTCACCGAGGCCGAGATCGTCGCGTGGCTCGTGGCCCCCGGCGACGAGGTCGCCATCGACCAGCCCGTTGTCGAGCTCGAATCCGCGAAGTCGGTCGTGCAGCTGCCGAGCCCGTTCGCGGGTGTCGTCGAAACGCTCGGCGGCGAGGTCGGCCAGGTGCTGCATGCCGGCACCGTGCTGCTGACGCTGGGCGATGCAGGGGGCACGACGCCTGAACCGGTGGGCGAGTCCGACGCCACAGCGCACGCCGGTTCGGGTGCGGTGTCGGCTGCATCGTCGGATGCCGCCCCGGCAGCTTCATCGCCCGAAGAATCCGGTGCCGTGCTGATCGGCTACGGCACCCGCCAGTCGACCGTCACGAAGCGCGCGTCGTCGGCACCCACCCGCTTCGGACGGCGCGGGCCCGCGACGACCCCTGCGTCCGGTGGCGGTTCACGCGGCGGCGGCAGTGGCGGCGCCGGCGGCGCCCGGCTCGAGAGCGGTCGCCGCTCCCCCGTGGTCTCGCCGATCGTGCGTCGCATCGCCCGCGAGCACGGGTTCGACGCGAGCCAGCTGCTCGGCTCCGGTCCCGACCACCTCGTCACGCGGCACGACGTCGAGGCCTACATCTCCGAGCACGGAGAGCAGCCGGCCGCGGCATCCGTCGACCTGCGGGCGCCGAGCACGCCTGAAACAGCGCGACCCGCGCCGGCCATCGCCCACCCCGAAGGCGATCGCCGGGTGCCGCTCGACCGGATGGCACGGGCCGCCGCAGCGCACTTCTCGCGCTCGCGGCGCGAGATTCCCGAGGCCACGGTCTGGATGGACGTCGACGCCACGCAACTGCTCGCCGCTCGTGCCCAGCTCTTCGAGGCCACCGGCGAACGCTTCGGGCTCACCGCGCTGCTCGCACGCTTCGTCGTCGCGGGCCTGGCCCGCCACCCCGCACTCAACGCGAGCTTCGATGCCGAGCGCGAGGAGCTCGTGTACCACTCGGCCGTGAACCTCGGGTTCGCGGCGCAGACGCCGCGCGGCCTGCTCGTTCCCGTGGTTCACGGCGCCGACCGGATGTCGCTGCGCGCCCTGCGCGACGCGATCGCCGCACGCACCGAAGCGGCCGCGACCGGTGCGTTCCCGCCCGCCGCCCTCACGGGCGGCACGTTCACCGTCAACAACTACGGCACCCTCGGCGTCGACGGCTCGGCGGCGATCATCAACCATCCAGAGGCGGCCATGCTCGGCATCGGCCGGCTCATCGAGCGGCCGTGGGTCGTCGACGGGCAGCTCGCCGTGCGCACCGTCACCGAGCTCACGATCTCATTCGATCACCGCGTGTGCGATGGCGCCGAGGCCGCTGCGTTCCTGACCTTCGTGGCGCGATGCATCGAGCGGCCGATCTCAGTGCTCGCCGAGCTCTAG
- a CDS encoding winged helix DNA-binding domain-containing protein, which yields MPKLASDARVRAARLESHGFKRGLPSIAAAVERLGAVQAQDFTASKWVLGSRVRGSTAADVDSAIEAREIVRSWPLRGTLHLLPPATLRSILAITGPREVHRAALRHADLELDAAVYRKARSIAERELAGGSRSRAELQEAWEAAGIVTTGQRGYHLIWWLANDAVVCWGPIEGRGQRLVLLDEWSPGPAGSAAPSDREATLAALFLAYVRGHGPATVRDFAWWSGLTLTDARLAHAAVGDAVTAFDDERLVVADAGWPADPSAVTRRPTGAFALAAFDEYFLGYTDRTVVCDPEFAGRVIPGGNGVFQPVLVSRGRVVGTWKRKPGGKAGGGASVIIDPFTTANTADFEAAFAEWARFWGDQPGEVQLADRSPTANGRPRPARSPVRERRVTTARARPAARG from the coding sequence ATGCCGAAGCTCGCCAGCGACGCCCGCGTGCGCGCCGCCCGCCTCGAATCGCACGGCTTCAAGCGCGGCCTCCCCTCGATCGCCGCCGCCGTCGAGCGCCTGGGCGCCGTGCAGGCGCAAGACTTCACCGCGTCGAAATGGGTGCTGGGGTCTCGCGTGCGCGGTTCGACGGCGGCCGATGTCGACTCGGCGATCGAGGCTCGCGAGATCGTGCGGTCGTGGCCGCTCCGTGGCACCCTGCACCTGCTGCCACCGGCAACACTCCGTTCGATCCTCGCGATCACCGGTCCTCGCGAGGTGCATCGGGCCGCCCTGCGTCATGCGGACCTCGAGCTCGACGCCGCCGTCTACCGCAAGGCGCGCTCGATCGCCGAACGCGAGCTCGCCGGCGGCTCCCGCTCGCGGGCGGAGCTGCAAGAGGCCTGGGAGGCGGCGGGCATCGTCACCACCGGACAGCGCGGCTACCACCTGATCTGGTGGCTCGCGAACGACGCCGTGGTGTGCTGGGGCCCGATCGAAGGCCGTGGCCAACGCCTCGTGCTCCTCGACGAATGGTCGCCCGGGCCCGCCGGATCGGCGGCGCCGTCCGATCGCGAGGCGACCCTCGCGGCGCTGTTCCTCGCCTACGTGCGCGGACACGGCCCAGCCACCGTTCGCGACTTCGCCTGGTGGAGCGGCCTCACCCTCACCGACGCCCGGCTCGCGCACGCGGCGGTCGGCGATGCGGTCACGGCCTTCGACGACGAGCGGCTCGTCGTGGCCGACGCCGGGTGGCCCGCCGACCCCTCGGCCGTAACGCGACGTCCGACCGGCGCGTTCGCGCTCGCCGCCTTCGACGAGTACTTCCTCGGCTACACCGACCGCACGGTGGTCTGCGATCCCGAGTTCGCCGGCCGAGTCATCCCCGGAGGCAACGGGGTGTTCCAGCCCGTGCTCGTGTCACGTGGAAGGGTGGTCGGCACGTGGAAGCGCAAGCCCGGCGGCAAGGCCGGCGGAGGGGCATCCGTGATCATCGATCCGTTCACCACCGCGAACACCGCCGACTTCGAAGCGGCGTTCGCCGAATGGGCGCGGTTCTGGGGAGACCAGCCGGGCGAGGTCCAGCTGGCCGACCGGTCGCCAACAGCGAACGGGCGACCGCGCCCCGCGCGATCGCCCGTTCGTGAACGTCGAGTGACTACTGCTCGAGCGAGGCCTGCAGCTCGAGGGTGA
- a CDS encoding ABC-F family ATP-binding cassette domain-containing protein → MLAVHDLEIRIGARVLMEHVDFRISPGDKVGLVGRNGAGKTTLTKTLAGETLPTGGRIDRGGEIGYLPQDPRSGDPEMLARTRILDARGLGSLVLGMHEASMQMGSDDSAVAERAMKKYGNLTDRFTALGGYAAEAEAASIASNLNLPDRILDQPLKTLSGGQRRRIELARILFSDAETMILDEPTNHLDADSVVWLREFLKGYRGGVIVISHDVELVGEVVNRVFYLDANRSMIDVYNMGWKHYQRQRAADEERRKKERANAEKKAGVLQLQAAKFGAKASKAAAAHQMVARAEKLLAGLDEVRAVDRVAKLRFPTPAPCGRTPITASDLSKSYGSLEIFTAVDLAIDRGSKVVIIGLNGAGKTTLLRILAGVDQPDTGVVEPGHGLRVGYYAQEHETLDVKRSVLQNMVSASPNLTETEARKVLGSFLFTGDDVHKPAGVLSGGEKTRLALAMIVVSGANVLLLDEPTNNLDPASRAEILDALAHYEGSVVLVSHDPGAVEALNPERVLIMPDGTEDHWSREYQELIELS, encoded by the coding sequence GTGCTCGCCGTCCATGATCTCGAGATCCGAATCGGCGCACGAGTGCTCATGGAGCATGTCGACTTCCGCATCTCCCCGGGGGACAAGGTGGGTCTCGTCGGCCGCAACGGCGCCGGTAAGACCACGCTGACGAAGACACTGGCCGGGGAAACCCTGCCGACCGGCGGCCGCATCGATCGCGGCGGCGAGATCGGCTATCTCCCGCAGGATCCGCGCTCCGGCGATCCCGAGATGCTCGCCCGCACGCGCATCCTCGACGCGCGCGGGCTCGGCTCGCTCGTGCTCGGCATGCACGAGGCCTCGATGCAGATGGGCAGCGACGACTCGGCCGTGGCCGAACGCGCGATGAAGAAGTACGGCAACCTCACCGACCGCTTCACGGCGCTCGGCGGCTACGCGGCCGAGGCCGAGGCCGCCTCGATCGCCTCCAACCTGAACCTGCCCGATCGCATCCTCGACCAGCCGCTGAAGACGCTCTCGGGCGGCCAACGCCGGCGCATCGAGCTCGCCCGCATCCTCTTCTCCGATGCCGAGACGATGATCCTCGACGAGCCGACGAACCACCTCGACGCGGACTCCGTGGTCTGGCTCCGCGAGTTCCTCAAGGGCTACCGCGGCGGCGTCATCGTCATCAGCCACGATGTCGAGCTCGTCGGCGAGGTCGTGAACCGGGTGTTCTACCTCGACGCGAACCGCTCGATGATCGACGTCTACAACATGGGTTGGAAGCACTACCAGCGCCAGCGCGCCGCTGACGAGGAACGGCGCAAGAAGGAGCGCGCGAACGCCGAGAAGAAAGCCGGTGTCCTGCAGCTGCAGGCCGCGAAGTTCGGCGCGAAGGCCTCGAAGGCCGCCGCGGCGCACCAGATGGTCGCTCGTGCCGAGAAGCTCCTCGCCGGGCTCGACGAGGTGCGCGCCGTCGACCGCGTCGCGAAGCTGCGCTTCCCGACGCCCGCCCCGTGCGGACGCACCCCGATCACGGCGAGCGACCTCTCGAAGAGCTACGGCTCGCTCGAGATCTTCACCGCCGTCGACCTCGCGATCGACCGTGGCTCGAAGGTCGTCATCATCGGCCTGAACGGTGCCGGCAAGACGACGCTCCTCCGCATCCTGGCAGGCGTCGACCAGCCCGACACCGGCGTCGTGGAGCCCGGCCATGGCCTGCGCGTCGGCTACTACGCACAGGAGCACGAGACGCTCGACGTGAAGCGCAGCGTGCTGCAGAACATGGTGAGCGCCTCCCCGAACCTCACCGAGACCGAGGCGCGCAAGGTGCTCGGGTCATTCCTCTTCACGGGCGACGACGTGCACAAGCCCGCCGGAGTGCTCTCGGGCGGTGAGAAGACCCGTCTCGCCCTCGCGATGATCGTCGTCTCAGGGGCCAACGTGCTGCTGCTCGACGAGCCGACGAACAACCTCGACCCCGCGAGCCGCGCCGAGATCCTCGATGCCCTTGCGCACTACGAGGGCTCGGTCGTCCTGGTCTCGCACGACCCCGGCGCCGTCGAGGCACTGAACCCCGAGCGCGTGCTCATCATGCCCGACGGCACCGAAGACCACTGGAGCCGCGAGTACCAGGAGCTCATCGAGCTCTCGTAG
- a CDS encoding oxygenase MpaB family protein: MRSHDDHELFRRHAAEGVLLLGGGAAILLQLADPRVARGVARHSGFRDRPLDRLIGTLDYVYAVGFGDDAVAREAVRTVNSRHAPVRGAGSGDEPAYSAFDADAQRWVASTLLWVALSLEERLWGPLDPRTADAIVRGYAPLGSRLQADASGWPDSRAEFDAWWRDRLTSLEVTDEARGVARALLSSSPALPFGASVALPAVRLITAALLPPQLREAYGFWWTPRAARVAHAWLRSVAVLWPRLPRGIRHAPMLASLRRAERRSRYAGHEL, translated from the coding sequence ATGCGCAGCCACGATGACCATGAACTCTTCCGCCGTCACGCCGCCGAGGGTGTGCTGCTCCTCGGCGGCGGTGCCGCGATCCTCCTGCAGCTCGCCGATCCGCGGGTCGCTCGCGGCGTCGCCCGGCACAGCGGGTTCCGCGATCGGCCGCTCGATCGCCTGATCGGCACACTCGACTACGTCTACGCCGTGGGATTCGGCGATGACGCAGTGGCCCGCGAGGCGGTGCGCACCGTGAACTCGCGTCACGCACCGGTTCGCGGTGCGGGATCCGGAGACGAGCCCGCCTACAGCGCATTCGACGCCGATGCCCAGCGCTGGGTCGCGTCGACACTGCTCTGGGTCGCCCTGAGCCTCGAGGAGCGCCTGTGGGGCCCGCTCGACCCCCGCACCGCCGACGCGATCGTGCGCGGGTACGCGCCGCTCGGCTCCCGCCTGCAGGCGGATGCCTCGGGCTGGCCCGACTCGCGCGCCGAGTTCGACGCGTGGTGGCGTGACCGGCTCACGAGCCTCGAGGTGACCGACGAGGCGCGCGGCGTCGCCCGAGCACTGCTGTCGAGCTCGCCCGCACTCCCGTTCGGCGCGAGCGTCGCGCTCCCCGCCGTGCGGCTCATCACCGCCGCGCTCCTGCCGCCCCAGCTTCGCGAGGCGTACGGGTTCTGGTGGACGCCGCGTGCGGCGCGCGTCGCCCACGCCTGGCTGCGCTCGGTCGCCGTGCTCTGGCCACGGCTGCCCCGAGGCATCCGGCATGCCCCGATGCTCGCATCACTCCGGCGCGCGGAGCGCCGCAGCCGGTACGCTGGGCATGAGCTATGA
- the pdhA gene encoding pyruvate dehydrogenase (acetyl-transferring) E1 component subunit alpha translates to MSLNVEHAAVRTLPSEKPLRLLDNAGHAVGGAATGGFSLPDAETLLDLYRKMVVARRFDVQVTALTKQGRLATYPSAYGQEGCEIGAVAALTSDDWLFPTYRDSVALLTRGIEPGDILQSFRGDWHNGYDQHAHRTSAQATPLATQALHAVGLSHAARLRHDPIVALTFLGDGATSEGDAHEAFNFAAVWQTPTVFVVQNNQFAISVPLARQTRAATLADKAVGYGMPGYHVDGNDVAAVYAVTRAAVDRARSGGGPTLIEGVTYRIEAHTNSDDPTRYRQARDVEHWKRRDPIERLEKYLVSEGALTEAVRAEITDAAEQLAARTRDVMTTEAELDPLELFDHVYSRPRSALLEQRASLEAELAAGAFAAHAGDAR, encoded by the coding sequence ATGAGCCTCAATGTCGAGCATGCCGCCGTTCGAACCCTCCCGTCGGAGAAGCCGCTCCGGCTCCTCGACAATGCGGGCCACGCGGTCGGCGGCGCGGCCACCGGGGGGTTCAGCCTCCCCGACGCCGAGACGCTCCTCGACCTGTATCGCAAGATGGTCGTCGCCCGCCGCTTCGACGTGCAGGTGACCGCCCTCACGAAGCAGGGGCGACTCGCCACCTATCCCTCCGCCTACGGCCAGGAGGGCTGCGAGATCGGTGCGGTCGCCGCACTCACGAGCGACGACTGGCTCTTCCCGACCTATCGCGACAGCGTGGCGCTGCTCACCCGTGGCATCGAGCCGGGTGACATCCTGCAGTCGTTCCGCGGCGACTGGCACAACGGCTACGACCAGCACGCCCACCGCACCTCGGCTCAGGCGACGCCGCTCGCGACTCAGGCCCTGCACGCCGTGGGCCTCTCGCACGCCGCCCGGTTGCGCCACGACCCCATCGTCGCCCTCACGTTCCTCGGCGACGGCGCCACGAGCGAGGGCGATGCGCACGAGGCGTTCAACTTCGCCGCGGTCTGGCAGACCCCCACCGTCTTCGTCGTGCAGAACAACCAGTTCGCGATCAGCGTGCCGCTCGCCCGGCAGACCCGGGCGGCCACCCTCGCCGACAAGGCGGTCGGCTACGGCATGCCGGGCTACCACGTCGACGGCAACGACGTCGCGGCCGTGTACGCCGTGACCCGCGCCGCCGTCGATCGCGCCCGTTCGGGCGGCGGACCGACCCTCATCGAGGGCGTCACCTATCGCATCGAGGCCCACACGAACTCCGACGACCCGACCCGCTACCGCCAGGCGCGCGACGTCGAGCACTGGAAGCGCCGCGACCCGATCGAGCGACTCGAGAAGTACCTCGTGTCCGAGGGCGCGCTGACCGAGGCGGTGCGCGCAGAGATCACGGATGCCGCCGAGCAGCTCGCGGCCCGCACGCGCGACGTCATGACGACCGAGGCCGAGCTCGATCCGCTCGAACTGTTCGACCACGTGTACTCGCGCCCCCGCAGCGCCCTGCTCGAGCAGCGCGCGTCCCTCGAAGCCGAGCTCGCCGCCGGCGCCTTCGCCGCGCACGCAGGAGACGCACGATGA
- a CDS encoding alpha-ketoacid dehydrogenase subunit beta, which yields MTATATSTTPAEASAPTQLTMGGALNAALRDAMAADDRVIVYGEDVGPLGGVFRVTDGLQQQFGDDRIWDSPLAESGIIGTAVGMAMYGMRPVVEMQFDAFSYPAFEQMVSHVAKMRNRTKGRVTLPLVVRIPCAGAIGGVEHHSDSSESYWASTPGLTVVMPSNPADAYSMLREAIDSDDPVVFMEPKSRYWSKAPLALPVTTAPMDRAEVVREGTDVTLIGYGPTVRTALEAAEAGAAEGLSIEVIDLRSLSPFDDATVGASVRKTSRAAVIHEAAQFGGYGAEVAARVTERNFHHLAAPVLRIAGFDIPYPSPKLEEYHLPTADRVLAALDTWEWDLA from the coding sequence ATGACCGCGACCGCGACGAGTACGACCCCCGCCGAGGCATCCGCCCCCACGCAGCTCACGATGGGCGGTGCGCTGAACGCCGCGCTCCGCGACGCCATGGCCGCCGACGACCGCGTCATCGTCTACGGCGAAGACGTTGGCCCCCTCGGCGGCGTGTTCCGCGTCACCGACGGGCTGCAGCAGCAGTTCGGCGACGACCGCATCTGGGACTCGCCGCTCGCCGAGTCGGGCATCATCGGCACCGCGGTGGGCATGGCCATGTACGGCATGCGGCCCGTCGTCGAGATGCAGTTCGACGCCTTCAGCTACCCCGCGTTCGAGCAGATGGTGTCGCACGTCGCCAAGATGCGCAACCGCACGAAGGGACGGGTGACGTTGCCGCTCGTCGTGCGCATTCCGTGCGCCGGTGCGATCGGCGGCGTCGAGCACCACTCCGACTCCTCGGAGTCGTACTGGGCCTCCACGCCCGGCCTCACCGTCGTGATGCCCTCGAACCCCGCCGACGCCTACTCGATGCTCCGCGAGGCGATCGACAGCGACGACCCGGTCGTGTTCATGGAGCCGAAGAGCCGCTACTGGTCGAAGGCGCCGCTCGCCCTGCCCGTCACGACCGCCCCGATGGACCGTGCCGAAGTCGTGCGCGAGGGCACCGACGTGACGCTCATCGGCTACGGGCCGACCGTGCGCACCGCGCTTGAGGCGGCCGAGGCGGGCGCAGCCGAGGGGCTCTCGATCGAGGTCATCGACCTGCGGAGCCTCTCGCCGTTCGACGACGCGACCGTCGGGGCATCCGTGCGCAAGACCTCGCGCGCCGCCGTGATCCATGAGGCCGCGCAGTTCGGCGGCTACGGCGCCGAGGTCGCCGCCCGGGTCACCGAACGCAACTTCCACCACCTCGCCGCCCCCGTGCTGCGCATCGCCGGCTTCGACATCCCATATCCGTCGCCGAAGCTCGAGGAGTACCACCTGCCCACTGCCGACCGGGTGCTCGCCGCCCTCGACACCTGGGAATGGGACCTCGCATGA
- a CDS encoding Lrp/AsnC family transcriptional regulator codes for MTQQPGHRNEALDSIDRRIVAELSRDGRLSVRTLAERVHISRTAAHNRLQQLQQRGVITGFGAQIDRKAIGLNISALVVVRIGEVSWESIAAKLATLPFVEKVQAVSGDIDIILTVSAPDHEQLSQAILRDIHDMPGVVSTRSHLILAELEGHPPAQTLDIWRT; via the coding sequence TTGACCCAGCAACCAGGCCACCGCAACGAAGCGCTCGACAGCATCGACCGGCGCATCGTCGCCGAGTTGAGCCGCGACGGTCGCCTCTCGGTCCGCACGCTCGCGGAGCGGGTGCACATCTCGCGCACGGCAGCGCACAACCGGTTGCAGCAATTGCAGCAGCGCGGGGTGATCACGGGGTTCGGCGCCCAGATCGATCGCAAGGCGATCGGCCTCAACATCTCAGCCCTGGTGGTCGTGCGCATCGGCGAGGTCTCGTGGGAGTCGATCGCGGCGAAGCTCGCCACGCTCCCGTTCGTCGAGAAGGTGCAGGCCGTCTCGGGCGACATCGACATCATCCTCACGGTGAGCGCGCCCGACCATGAGCAGTTGAGCCAGGCGATCCTGCGCGACATCCACGACATGCCCGGCGTGGTGTCGACGAGGTCGCACCTGATCCTCGCCGAGTTGGAGGGTCATCCGCCCGCTCAGACCCTGGACATCTGGCGCACCTGA
- a CDS encoding glutathione peroxidase, with the protein MDIRDIPFTTIDGDAASLAEYADQVVLIVNVASRCGLTPQYEQLEALQREYGPRGFTVLGFPCNQFAGQEPGDGDDIKAFCSMTYGVTFPLMEKVKVNGRHRHPLYVELTKVTDRRGRAGRVKWNFEKFVVQPNGEVQRFRPETLPDDPSVIAAIERGLELAAAA; encoded by the coding sequence GTGGACATCAGAGACATCCCCTTCACGACGATCGATGGCGATGCCGCCTCGCTCGCCGAATACGCCGACCAGGTCGTCCTGATCGTCAACGTCGCCTCGCGGTGCGGGCTCACGCCGCAGTACGAGCAGCTCGAGGCGCTCCAGCGCGAGTACGGGCCGCGCGGGTTCACGGTGTTGGGCTTCCCGTGCAACCAGTTCGCGGGGCAGGAGCCCGGCGATGGCGACGACATCAAGGCGTTCTGCTCGATGACGTACGGCGTCACCTTCCCGCTCATGGAGAAGGTCAAGGTCAACGGTCGCCACCGGCATCCGCTCTACGTGGAGCTGACGAAGGTGACCGACCGCCGCGGCAGGGCGGGCCGGGTGAAGTGGAACTTCGAGAAGTTCGTCGTGCAGCCGAACGGCGAGGTGCAGCGCTTCCGCCCCGAAACGCTGCCCGACGACCCGTCGGTGATCGCCGCGATCGAGCGCGGCCTCGAGCTCGCGGCCGCCGCCTGA
- a CDS encoding ferredoxin, with protein sequence MLVAIPKCNCSRTVPSVFANLDENDGFVSVLDENPPQSEWAMVREAEDLCPSATIHIEKDDDSSGS encoded by the coding sequence GTGCTCGTGGCGATCCCGAAGTGCAACTGCAGTCGCACGGTCCCGAGCGTGTTCGCGAACCTTGACGAGAATGACGGCTTCGTCAGCGTTCTCGACGAGAACCCACCGCAGTCGGAGTGGGCCATGGTGCGGGAAGCCGAAGACCTGTGCCCATCAGCGACGATCCATATCGAGAAGGACGACGACAGCAGCGGTAGCTAG